CAGGACAAGCGCCGTCACGTTGAAATAGGTGTTGAAGAGCTGGTCGGCGGAGCGCATGAGCTCCACCATGGCGATGGTGGAGACGAGCGCGGTGTCCTTGATGAGCGCGATGAACTCGTTCCCCACCGGCGGCATGAGCCGCTTGTAGGTCTGGGGAATGATCACGCGCCGCATCGCCTGGCGGTAGCTCATCCCGATCGCCTTTGCGGCTTCCATCTGCCCGTGGTCGATACTCTGGATGCCGCCGCGGATGATCTCGCCGAGATAGGCGGAATAGTTGAGCCCAAGGCCGATGATCGCAGCCGTGTGCGGCGACAGGGTGATCCCCAGCGACGGAAGGCCGTAGTAGATGAAGAAGAGCTGCAAAAGAAGCGGAGTGCCGCGAAAGAACCAGATCACGAACCAGCAGAAACCGGAGACGGGGCGATAGGTGCTGATCCTCCCCAGCGCGAGAAGAAGGCCGCCGAAGGGGGAGATGAGCATCGTGCCGATTACGAGAAGAAGCGTGGTGCATGCCCCCTTCAGAAGGGACGGAAGGAAGCGCAGGCAGTCCTTCAGGAAGGTGACGTACTTCGGCTGCATCGCCGAGGCGACGGACGCCACGAAGTTCTTCGCCTCGCTGTTGTCGGGGTAGAGCGCGAGCACCTCGCGGGCGGCCCCTTGTGCTTTTTCCATCTCGCCGAGAGAAAAGTGGAGCTTTGCGATCTGCATCCGGCTCCGTACGTAAGCCTCGCCGTCGTCAGCACCGGCAGGCTTCGGGATCTTCTGGAGCTCGGCGAGCGCCGCAGGGAGGTCACCCTGCCCCATCAGCTCGTTTGCCTGCCTGAAGACCTGGTCCGGCTCAAGGGAGGCCGCACCGGCATGGAAAAAGGGGAGGAAGAGCGCCCACAAAAAAAGCAGGGTCGTCAGAGCGACCCTGCTGGATACCTTTGGAAAAAGAGTCATAAACAGCCTTCTTCTACATGATGCAAATTCACAGTACCTGGCCGTACTACCACTTCTTCGGGTTGGTGATGTCTTCTGCAAACCACTTGCGGGAAATCTTCGCCAGCGAGCCGTCCTTCACCATCTTGTCGAGGGTCTTCTGAACCTGGCCGCGCAGCTCCACGTCTTCTTTACGGAAGGCGATGCCGAACGGCTCCTTGCTGATGAAGCCCGGGATGACCTTGAACTTGCCGGGGCGCTTCGCGATGAAGTCGCGGCCGGTGACGTTGTCCATCACCACCACGTCGAGGCGGCCCGCTTCGAGGTCGAGAAGGGCTTTCGGGTTGTCCTCGTACTCTTTCAGCTCGGCGGGAGCGGTCGGAAGCTTCTTCACGGAGCTCAGCGCGGAGGAACCTTTCTGCGC
The DNA window shown above is from Geomonas sp. RF6 and carries:
- a CDS encoding amino acid ABC transporter permease (The N-terminal region of this protein, as described by TIGR01726, is a three transmembrane segment that identifies a subfamily of ABC transporter permease subunits, which specificities that include histidine, arginine, glutamine, glutamate, L-cystine (sic), the opines (in Agrobacterium) octopine and nopaline, etc.), with product MTLFPKVSSRVALTTLLFLWALFLPFFHAGAASLEPDQVFRQANELMGQGDLPAALAELQKIPKPAGADDGEAYVRSRMQIAKLHFSLGEMEKAQGAAREVLALYPDNSEAKNFVASVASAMQPKYVTFLKDCLRFLPSLLKGACTTLLLVIGTMLISPFGGLLLALGRISTYRPVSGFCWFVIWFFRGTPLLLQLFFIYYGLPSLGITLSPHTAAIIGLGLNYSAYLGEIIRGGIQSIDHGQMEAAKAIGMSYRQAMRRVIIPQTYKRLMPPVGNEFIALIKDTALVSTIAMVELMRSADQLFNTYFNVTALVLAALVYLAFTTLFTFIFEKIEYRAGIYEHR